A stretch of the Deinococcus sp. Leaf326 genome encodes the following:
- a CDS encoding YqeG family HAD IIIA-type phosphatase, which yields MSLFRPMDVIDHVAQITPHFLAARGLNGLLLDLDNTLVPYGSYAEEGEMVRWAGELRSAGVGLYLLSNATGKRASFWLSRLGFAGVGMAGKPNPRAFRKALDALALPPHAVGMVGDQVFTDVLGGNLAGMHTILVRPLVVNALPHTRAARRLERLVLRRYGHDWEPGKRKSSP from the coding sequence ATGAGCCTCTTCCGGCCGATGGACGTGATCGACCACGTCGCGCAGATCACCCCGCACTTTCTGGCGGCGCGCGGCCTGAACGGGCTGCTCCTCGACCTCGACAACACGCTGGTGCCTTACGGCAGCTACGCCGAGGAGGGCGAGATGGTGCGCTGGGCAGGCGAACTGCGCAGCGCGGGCGTGGGCCTGTACCTGCTGAGCAATGCCACCGGCAAACGCGCGAGCTTCTGGCTCTCGCGCCTGGGCTTCGCCGGAGTCGGCATGGCGGGCAAGCCCAACCCCCGCGCCTTCCGCAAGGCTCTGGATGCCCTGGCCCTGCCGCCCCACGCAGTCGGCATGGTGGGCGACCAGGTGTTCACCGACGTGCTGGGCGGCAACCTCGCGGGAATGCACACCATCCTGGTCCGTCCCCTGGTCGTCAACGCCCTGCCGCACACCCGCGCGGCGCGGCGGCTGGAACGGCTGGTCCTGCGCCGTTACGGGCACGACTGGGAACCGGGCAAGCGCAAGTCCAGCCCTTGA
- the pgeF gene encoding peptidoglycan editing factor PgeF, protein MTSALALSLLRAPNLGPAHAFSTRAGGVSRGAYGDLNLDDRADDPGDVAENRARLAAALGFAPTQIARLDQVHGTEVVIARSGGLWTGDALVTDTPGVLLAIGTADCYPLLLADEEAGVFGAAHAGWKGTLGRIGAATVRAMTALGARPERVRAAVGPGICGAQYAVGDDVARQFREAGLGEFVLDGVQASGSPPHLDLAGANREVLREAGVEDVWVSGRCSTEADFYSYRRDAGVTGRMWAVIGRPLARDAGERA, encoded by the coding sequence ATGACGAGCGCCCTGGCCCTGTCCCTGCTGCGCGCGCCCAACCTGGGGCCGGCACACGCCTTCAGCACCCGCGCGGGCGGCGTGTCGCGCGGCGCCTACGGCGACCTGAATCTCGACGACCGCGCCGACGACCCCGGCGACGTGGCCGAGAACCGTGCTCGGCTCGCGGCCGCCCTGGGGTTCGCACCCACGCAGATCGCGCGTCTCGACCAGGTCCACGGCACCGAGGTCGTGATCGCGCGCTCGGGCGGCCTGTGGACCGGCGATGCCCTGGTCACGGACACGCCGGGTGTGCTCCTCGCCATCGGCACCGCCGACTGCTATCCCCTGCTGCTGGCCGACGAGGAGGCCGGCGTCTTCGGAGCGGCCCACGCGGGCTGGAAGGGCACCCTGGGCCGCATCGGCGCGGCGACCGTGCGGGCCATGACCGCCCTGGGCGCGCGTCCGGAGAGGGTGCGCGCGGCGGTCGGGCCCGGCATCTGCGGCGCGCAGTACGCGGTCGGAGATGACGTGGCCCGGCAGTTCCGGGAGGCGGGCCTGGGCGAGTTCGTGCTGGACGGGGTACAGGCGAGCGGAAGCCCGCCCCACCTCGACCTCGCGGGGGCCAACCGCGAGGTGTTGCGCGAGGCGGGCGTGGAGGACGTGTGGGTGTCGGGGCGGTGCAGCACGGAAGCCGACTTCTACTCGTACCGCCGCGACGCGGGCGTCACTGGACGGATGTGGGCCGTGATCGGGCGTCCCCTGGCGCGGGACGCCGGTGAGCGGGCATGA
- a CDS encoding enoyl-ACP reductase: protein MSVTVDLSSKTALVMGVANARSLGWAIAEQLLAAGCRVGFSYQGERLKPELEKLTAGHSGVWIQQADATNEEEMTALFARAKEEFGTLDMLVHSIAFAPRGAMENRFLDTSPEDWNTALSVSAYTLVSAARHAEPLLNDGASIVSLTYHASQQVVPKYNVMGVAKAALEAATRYLAADLGLREIRVNTISAGPMRTIAARSIPGFSGLYDKGARNAAFGRNATPGEVGKLALFLLSDLGTGVTGQTMYVDAGLSIMTVREGQE from the coding sequence ATGAGTGTGACGGTTGACCTTTCTTCTAAAACAGCCCTGGTTATGGGTGTGGCGAACGCGCGCAGCCTGGGCTGGGCCATCGCCGAGCAACTGCTCGCGGCCGGCTGCCGTGTGGGCTTTTCGTATCAGGGCGAGCGCCTCAAGCCCGAGCTGGAGAAGCTGACGGCCGGCCACAGCGGCGTCTGGATTCAGCAGGCCGACGCCACCAACGAAGAGGAGATGACGGCCCTGTTCGCCCGCGCCAAAGAGGAGTTCGGTACGCTGGACATGCTGGTGCACTCCATCGCCTTCGCGCCGCGCGGCGCGATGGAAAACCGCTTCCTCGATACCTCGCCCGAGGACTGGAACACCGCCCTGAGCGTCAGCGCCTACACCCTGGTGTCGGCGGCGCGTCACGCCGAACCGCTGCTGAACGACGGTGCGAGCATCGTGAGCCTGACCTACCACGCCTCGCAGCAGGTCGTGCCCAAGTACAATGTGATGGGTGTGGCCAAGGCGGCGCTGGAAGCCGCGACCCGCTACCTCGCCGCCGACCTCGGCCTGCGCGAGATCCGCGTGAACACCATCAGCGCCGGTCCCATGCGTACCATCGCCGCGCGCAGCATCCCCGGCTTCAGCGGCCTGTACGACAAGGGCGCGCGCAACGCCGCCTTCGGCCGCAACGCCACCCCGGGCGAGGTCGGCAAGCTGGCCCTGTTCCTGCTTTCCGACCTCGGTACGGGCGTCACCGGCCAGACCATGTATGTGGACGCCGGCCTGAGCATCATGACGGTGCGCGAAGGCCAGGAGTAG
- a CDS encoding isochorismatase family protein, whose protein sequence is MSSTSQALVLLSAQRSSLEGRADERELTLDWNRQVTRAREAGHLLAFVQWDGETGTDHETFSRAWTLYPDFHAETGEVLVRATRPDAFAGTGLDAELRSRGVRELELLGLDPEALAHTADSARALGYAVAAPAVVA, encoded by the coding sequence ATGTCATCTACGTCGCAGGCCCTGGTGCTGCTCAGCGCGCAGCGTTCTTCCCTGGAGGGGCGCGCCGACGAGCGTGAGCTGACCCTCGACTGGAACCGGCAGGTGACCCGCGCCCGAGAGGCCGGGCACCTGCTCGCGTTCGTGCAGTGGGACGGCGAGACGGGGACAGATCACGAGACCTTCTCGCGCGCCTGGACGCTGTACCCAGACTTTCATGCCGAGACGGGCGAGGTTCTGGTGCGCGCCACGCGGCCCGACGCCTTCGCCGGAACCGGCCTGGACGCCGAACTGCGGTCGCGCGGCGTGCGCGAACTGGAACTGCTGGGTCTGGATCCCGAAGCGCTGGCCCACACGGCCGACAGCGCCCGCGCCCTGGGCTACGCGGTCGCCGCCCCGGCGGTGGTCGCATGA
- a CDS encoding M42 family metallopeptidase translates to MTRAAAGPTPLEYVLDVLMRLLETPSPTGFTEQAVALVAAELEALGLTPVRTRKGALTWEVPGTGEGHVTFSGHVDTLGAMVKAIKPGGRLLLSALGGYDWATVEGEDVLVHTQEGRTITGTVVNIRQSTHVHGAALRDLRREQAVMEVRLDEDTRSASETLNLGIGVGDFVSFDARPRMTPAGYIKSRHLDNKAAVAVFLGVTRELLGAPPARTVAFHVTTYEEVGHGAATGIAPHTDELVAVDMAAVGEGQTSSEHHVTLCVADSGGPYDHALGNRLRAAARRAGLELRVDLYPYYASDGTAAWRAGGDYPVALIGPGVDASHAYERTHTDALEATATLILAHVRAGERTAAQEG, encoded by the coding sequence ATGACCCGCGCCGCTGCGGGCCCGACCCCGCTCGAGTATGTCCTCGACGTTCTCATGCGCCTGCTGGAGACGCCCAGTCCCACCGGCTTCACTGAGCAGGCCGTGGCGCTGGTCGCGGCCGAGCTGGAGGCACTGGGGCTCACGCCGGTCCGCACCCGCAAGGGCGCGCTGACCTGGGAGGTTCCCGGCACGGGCGAGGGCCATGTCACCTTCAGCGGGCACGTGGATACCCTGGGCGCGATGGTCAAGGCCATCAAGCCGGGGGGGCGGCTACTGCTCTCGGCGCTGGGGGGCTACGACTGGGCGACCGTCGAGGGTGAGGACGTGCTCGTGCACACCCAGGAGGGCCGGACCATTACCGGAACGGTCGTGAACATCCGGCAGTCCACCCACGTGCACGGCGCGGCGCTGCGAGACCTGCGGCGCGAGCAGGCCGTGATGGAGGTGCGCCTCGACGAGGACACCCGCAGCGCCTCCGAGACGCTGAACCTGGGCATCGGTGTGGGCGATTTCGTGAGTTTCGACGCCCGGCCGCGCATGACGCCCGCTGGGTACATCAAGTCCCGGCACCTTGACAACAAGGCGGCGGTGGCGGTGTTCCTGGGCGTGACCCGCGAACTGCTGGGTGCGCCACCCGCGCGCACGGTCGCCTTTCACGTCACGACCTACGAGGAGGTCGGCCACGGGGCCGCGACCGGCATCGCGCCGCACACCGACGAACTCGTGGCAGTGGACATGGCCGCCGTGGGCGAGGGCCAGACGAGCAGCGAGCACCACGTCACCCTGTGCGTGGCCGACTCGGGCGGCCCCTACGACCACGCGCTGGGCAACCGCCTGCGCGCCGCCGCCCGCCGCGCGGGGCTGGAGCTGCGGGTGGACCTGTACCCCTACTACGCCAGCGACGGCACCGCCGCCTGGCGCGCGGGCGGCGACTACCCGGTGGCCCTCATCGGCCCCGGTGTGGACGCCAGCCACGCCTACGAGCGCACCCACACTGACGCCCTGGAGGCGACCGCCACCCTGATCCTTGCCCACGTCCGGGCCGGGGAGCGGACGGCGGCTCAGGAGGGCTGA
- a CDS encoding glycerol-3-phosphate dehydrogenase/oxidase, which translates to MTNQVADLRPASLQAVTAQDTWDLVVIGGGASGLGTAVEAATRGYKTLLLEAHDYAKGTSSRSTKLVHGGVRYLAQGNVSLVREALHERGLLKKNAPHLVHDLGFVIAAYKWWSQPFYGIGLKMYDALAGKLNLQPSRLIGRAEALKKIPTFKKEGLKGGVLYFDGQFDDSRLAVTLLRTLEDHGGVALNYSPVTGLVKEKGPDGKDKVAGVTFRDEESGQTHTVRARSVVNATGVFVDDIRRMDTPGAKPMLSPSQGVHVVVDRKFLPGDSAIMVPRTDDGRVLFAVPWHDHVVIGTTDTPVPEASLEPRALPEEIDFILRTAEQYMDPAPKREDVRSVYVGLRPLVKNENTDGAGSTAALSRDHIIRISDSGLLTLTGGKWTTYRRMGEDAVNRAAVLGGLPERLTLTPGLKLHGWSSPEETARRADHWRVYGSDAEAVQALPGADRKLHPELPYTEAEVRWAARREQARTVEDVLSRRLRALLIGARASIEAAPRVAALLAEELGHDEAWQRAQVEAYRQVADGYVLA; encoded by the coding sequence ATGACCAACCAAGTTGCCGACCTCCGCCCCGCCTCGCTGCAAGCCGTCACCGCCCAGGACACCTGGGACCTCGTGGTGATCGGCGGCGGGGCTTCGGGCCTGGGCACCGCCGTCGAGGCCGCCACGCGCGGCTACAAGACGCTGCTGCTCGAAGCCCACGACTACGCCAAGGGCACGTCGAGCCGCAGCACCAAGCTCGTGCACGGCGGCGTGCGCTACCTCGCCCAGGGCAACGTATCGCTGGTGCGCGAGGCCCTGCACGAGCGCGGCCTGCTCAAGAAGAACGCGCCGCACCTCGTTCACGATCTAGGCTTTGTCATCGCCGCCTACAAGTGGTGGTCGCAGCCCTTCTACGGCATCGGCCTGAAGATGTACGACGCCCTGGCCGGCAAGCTCAACCTCCAGCCCAGCCGCCTGATCGGCCGCGCCGAGGCCCTGAAGAAGATCCCGACCTTCAAGAAAGAAGGCCTCAAGGGCGGCGTGCTGTACTTCGACGGCCAGTTCGACGACTCGCGCCTCGCCGTGACGCTGCTGCGTACCCTGGAAGACCACGGCGGCGTGGCCCTGAACTACTCGCCCGTAACCGGCCTGGTCAAGGAAAAGGGCCCGGACGGCAAGGACAAGGTCGCCGGCGTGACCTTCCGCGACGAGGAGAGCGGCCAGACCCATACGGTCCGGGCGCGCAGCGTGGTAAACGCCACGGGCGTGTTCGTTGACGACATCCGCCGTATGGATACCCCCGGTGCCAAGCCCATGCTTTCGCCCAGCCAGGGCGTGCACGTGGTTGTGGACCGTAAGTTCCTGCCGGGCGACAGCGCCATCATGGTGCCGCGCACCGACGACGGCCGAGTGCTGTTCGCCGTGCCCTGGCACGACCATGTGGTGATCGGCACGACCGATACCCCGGTGCCCGAGGCCAGCCTGGAACCGCGCGCGCTGCCCGAGGAGATCGACTTCATCCTGCGCACCGCCGAGCAGTACATGGACCCCGCCCCCAAGCGGGAGGACGTGCGCAGCGTGTACGTGGGCCTGCGCCCGCTGGTCAAGAACGAGAACACCGACGGCGCGGGCAGCACGGCGGCGCTGTCGCGCGACCACATCATCCGGATTTCGGACTCGGGCCTGCTGACCCTGACGGGCGGCAAGTGGACGACCTACCGCCGCATGGGCGAGGACGCCGTGAACCGCGCCGCCGTGCTGGGCGGCCTGCCCGAGCGCCTGACCCTGACGCCGGGCCTGAAGCTCCACGGCTGGAGCAGCCCCGAGGAGACCGCGCGCCGCGCCGACCACTGGCGCGTGTACGGCTCAGACGCCGAGGCCGTGCAGGCCCTGCCGGGCGCCGACCGCAAACTGCATCCCGAGCTGCCCTACACCGAGGCCGAGGTGCGCTGGGCCGCCCGCCGCGAGCAGGCCCGCACCGTTGAGGACGTGCTCTCGCGCCGCCTACGGGCGCTCCTGATCGGCGCGCGCGCCAGCATCGAGGCCGCCCCGCGCGTGGCTGCCCTGCTGGCCGAGGAACTGGGGCACGACGAGGCGTGGCAGCGCGCCCAGGTCGAGGCCTACCGTCAGGTCGCCGACGGCTACGTACTGGCGTAA
- the glpK gene encoding glycerol kinase GlpK, producing the protein MTSQNQYILALDQGTTSSRAIVFSHDGSIKASAQKEFRQIFPRPGWVEHDAGEIWSTQSGVMQEALSSAGIRASDVAAIGITNQRETTLIWDRTTGQPIHNAIVWQDRRTAGYCDELRAQGKAEVFQQKSGLVLDAYFSGTKVKWLLDNVEGAREKAERGELAFGTMDSWLVYKLTGGERHITDVTNASRTLMCNIHTGEWDDELLEILGVPRSLLPEIRSSSEVYGETSQGLLGAQVKIAGIAGDQQAATFGQVCLEPGMAKNTYGTGCFMLMNTGKEAVPSENRLLTTIAWRLGDGPMEYALEGSVFVAGAVVQWLRDGLKIIRSSSEIEALASSVDSTDGVMLVPAFVGLGAPYWDSYARGTIVGMTRGTTHAHIARAALEAIAFQSAELLEAMQKDSGSPLKELRVDGGASNNNLMMQFQADILGVPVVRPKVTETTALGAAYLAGLAVGFWQSEQEIAAQWQEERRFEPQMEAAERERLMRRWKQAVERSRAWAEEDSQA; encoded by the coding sequence ATGACCAGCCAGAACCAGTACATCCTCGCCCTCGACCAGGGCACCACCAGCAGCCGCGCCATCGTCTTCAGCCACGACGGCAGCATCAAGGCCTCGGCCCAGAAGGAATTCCGCCAGATCTTCCCCAGGCCCGGCTGGGTCGAGCACGACGCGGGCGAAATCTGGAGCACCCAGAGCGGCGTGATGCAAGAAGCCCTGAGCAGCGCGGGCATCCGCGCCAGCGACGTGGCGGCCATCGGAATCACCAACCAGCGCGAGACGACCCTCATCTGGGACCGCACGACCGGGCAGCCCATCCACAACGCCATCGTGTGGCAGGACCGCCGCACCGCCGGCTACTGCGACGAACTGCGCGCCCAGGGCAAGGCCGAGGTGTTCCAGCAAAAAAGCGGCCTCGTGCTCGACGCCTACTTCTCAGGCACCAAGGTCAAGTGGCTGCTCGACAACGTCGAGGGCGCGCGTGAAAAGGCCGAGCGCGGCGAGCTGGCCTTCGGCACGATGGACTCGTGGCTCGTCTACAAGCTGACCGGCGGCGAGCGCCACATCACCGACGTGACGAACGCCAGCCGCACCCTGATGTGCAATATCCACACCGGCGAGTGGGACGACGAACTGCTGGAGATCCTGGGCGTGCCGCGCAGCCTGCTGCCCGAGATCCGCAGCAGCAGCGAGGTCTACGGCGAGACGAGCCAGGGCCTGCTGGGCGCGCAGGTCAAGATCGCCGGGATTGCCGGCGACCAGCAGGCGGCGACCTTCGGGCAGGTCTGCCTGGAACCCGGCATGGCCAAGAACACCTACGGCACCGGCTGCTTCATGCTCATGAACACCGGCAAGGAAGCCGTGCCCAGCGAGAACCGCCTGCTGACGACCATCGCGTGGCGTCTGGGCGACGGCCCGATGGAGTACGCCCTGGAAGGCAGCGTCTTCGTGGCGGGCGCGGTCGTGCAGTGGCTGCGTGACGGCCTGAAGATCATCCGCAGCAGCAGCGAGATCGAGGCGCTGGCGAGCAGTGTGGACAGCACCGACGGCGTGATGCTCGTGCCCGCCTTCGTGGGTCTGGGCGCACCCTACTGGGACAGCTACGCCCGCGGCACCATCGTCGGCATGACGCGCGGCACCACCCACGCGCACATCGCCCGCGCGGCGCTGGAGGCCATCGCCTTCCAGTCGGCCGAGCTGCTCGAAGCCATGCAGAAGGACAGCGGTTCACCTCTCAAGGAACTGCGCGTGGACGGCGGCGCGAGCAACAACAACCTGATGATGCAGTTCCAGGCCGACATCCTGGGCGTGCCGGTCGTGCGCCCCAAGGTGACCGAAACGACGGCGCTGGGCGCGGCGTACCTCGCCGGGCTGGCGGTCGGCTTCTGGCAGAGCGAGCAGGAGATTGCCGCCCAGTGGCAAGAAGAGCGCCGCTTCGAGCCGCAGATGGAGGCCGCCGAACGCGAGCGTCTGATGCGCCGCTGGAAGCAGGCCGTCGAGCGTTCGCGCGCCTGGGCCGAGGAAGACAGCCAGGCCTGA
- a CDS encoding MIP/aquaporin family protein, whose amino-acid sequence MKFTAAQEFVAELIGTMVLILFGCGVVAMVVLFASTDPVIPGQIVNGGYTNITLGWGFAVLMGILISGGISGAHLNPAVTLALAVTKRFPWSKVAHYVAGQMIGAFLGAAIVFAVYYAKWIQFDPGLESTTGVFSTFPAIAGSFWPGMVDQIVGTALLVALILAIGDKLNNPVAASWGPLAVAFVVMAIGMSFGAMHGYAINPARDLAPRLFALVAGFKNTGFENGVWIVPVIGPLIGGVVGALIYDALLGRALTRADESARQLTDQQGVDPEFNLKR is encoded by the coding sequence ATGAAATTTACGGCGGCGCAGGAATTTGTAGCGGAGCTGATCGGCACGATGGTGCTGATCCTCTTCGGATGCGGGGTGGTGGCGATGGTGGTGCTGTTCGCCAGCACCGACCCCGTCATTCCGGGGCAGATCGTCAACGGCGGCTATACCAACATCACCCTGGGCTGGGGCTTCGCGGTCCTCATGGGCATCCTGATCTCGGGCGGCATCAGCGGGGCGCACCTGAACCCGGCCGTCACGCTGGCGCTGGCCGTCACCAAGCGCTTTCCGTGGAGCAAGGTCGCGCACTACGTCGCCGGACAGATGATCGGCGCCTTCCTAGGCGCGGCCATCGTGTTCGCGGTGTACTACGCCAAATGGATCCAGTTCGACCCCGGCCTGGAAAGCACGACCGGCGTCTTCTCGACCTTCCCGGCCATCGCAGGCTCCTTCTGGCCCGGCATGGTGGACCAGATCGTGGGGACCGCCCTGCTGGTCGCCCTGATCCTCGCCATCGGCGACAAGCTGAACAACCCGGTCGCGGCGAGCTGGGGACCGCTGGCGGTGGCCTTCGTGGTCATGGCCATCGGCATGAGCTTCGGGGCGATGCACGGCTACGCCATCAACCCCGCGCGTGACCTCGCGCCGCGCCTGTTCGCGCTCGTCGCCGGGTTCAAGAACACGGGCTTCGAGAACGGCGTGTGGATCGTGCCGGTGATCGGGCCGCTCATCGGGGGCGTCGTGGGCGCCCTGATCTACGACGCGCTGCTGGGCCGCGCCCTGACGCGCGCCGACGAGAGCGCCCGCCAGCTGACCGACCAGCAGGGTGTAGACCCCGAATTCAACCTCAAGCGCTAA
- a CDS encoding sugar-binding transcriptional regulator yields the protein MSDASSLTSPLPDAADPNVVQAVQVARLYYQQGLTTDAIARELGVSRPRVSRLLTLARRTGLVEIRIHDPQAHPQHLEAGLRARWPGLQPHVVSLPAGSPGHGSPRATRMERVAQAAAHWLGAHLRPRMTVGLAWGNTLDAVSRALTPRALPETQFVQLNGSASALDFSSGFVADTFSRFAHACGGRSYLFPVPTFFDDPATRKAMWRERSVGHVLELQRAAELLMFSVGSFSASTPSHVHVAGYLDAEDLAGLERQGAVGDIATVFYRADGRASGIDLNARSSGPELSWVRDHPQTVCVVADPGKAPALRAALCGGLIRTLIVDETTARAVLEEAEPGAVEAGAGS from the coding sequence ATGTCCGACGCTTCGTCTCTCACCTCGCCCCTTCCGGACGCGGCCGACCCCAACGTGGTGCAGGCGGTCCAGGTGGCGCGGCTGTACTACCAGCAGGGCCTGACCACCGATGCCATCGCCCGCGAACTGGGGGTGTCGCGTCCGCGCGTGTCGCGTCTGCTGACCCTGGCGCGGCGCACCGGGCTGGTCGAAATCCGTATTCACGATCCACAGGCCCATCCCCAGCATCTGGAAGCTGGCCTGCGGGCGCGCTGGCCGGGCCTGCAGCCCCATGTGGTGAGCCTGCCCGCCGGCAGTCCGGGGCACGGCAGCCCGCGGGCCACCCGCATGGAGCGGGTCGCGCAGGCGGCCGCACACTGGCTGGGCGCGCACCTGCGCCCGCGCATGACGGTGGGCCTGGCCTGGGGCAATACCCTCGACGCCGTGAGCCGCGCCCTGACACCGCGCGCCCTGCCTGAGACGCAGTTCGTGCAACTGAACGGCAGCGCCAGCGCCCTGGATTTCAGCAGCGGGTTCGTGGCCGATACCTTCTCGCGCTTTGCTCACGCCTGCGGGGGGCGGTCATACCTGTTTCCGGTGCCGACCTTCTTCGACGATCCCGCGACCCGTAAAGCCATGTGGCGCGAGCGCAGCGTGGGGCACGTTCTGGAGTTGCAGCGCGCGGCCGAACTTCTCATGTTCAGCGTGGGCAGTTTCAGCGCGTCCACGCCCAGCCATGTGCATGTGGCCGGGTACCTCGACGCCGAGGATCTCGCGGGCCTGGAACGTCAGGGGGCGGTGGGGGACATCGCCACCGTGTTCTACCGCGCCGACGGCCGCGCCTCGGGCATCGACCTGAACGCCCGCAGCAGCGGTCCGGAACTGTCGTGGGTACGCGACCATCCGCAGACGGTGTGTGTGGTCGCCGACCCCGGCAAGGCGCCGGCGCTGCGCGCCGCCCTGTGCGGCGGCCTGATCCGCACCCTGATCGTGGACGAGACGACTGCCCGCGCCGTACTGGAGGAGGCCGAGCCGGGCGCGGTGGAGGCCGGTGCGGGTTCCTGA
- a CDS encoding S8 family serine peptidase → MSALSRRLGALALCSGALLAGAGVTAQTIPATAPTTASPVPAALPELSPLAPRPAAAPVLTPTPVLPTRPAQSAPVGALPAGFSATPADPLYPRQWNLRAVHADGAWALLRGQTLSPVTVAVLDTGYVPSAELGTRLVPGYDFVSDPARAGDGDGRDRNPAALGTYAYHGEGIAGIIAAAHDGRGMAGLDPRARVLAVRVAGADGMIAPQDLADALRWAAGLPVAGAPANPAPARILNLSLYADFVPLTDCDARVQAAVDAVTARGALVVAGAANDGADSRGYSPAGCRNVLTVTSATEAGTRPAYANWGRSVSLAAPGGEPGHGVVVSSVSGPGGVRDPNGTSFAAPHASGVAALLLAARPNLTPAALRDLLTRTATPFPGGRCDPDPLKSCGSGTLNAEAALRAALALPQSNRTSR, encoded by the coding sequence ATGTCCGCCCTATCCCGCCGCCTGGGTGCCCTGGCCCTGTGCTCCGGCGCGCTGCTGGCCGGCGCCGGAGTGACCGCCCAGACCATTCCAGCCACGGCGCCCACCACGGCGTCGCCCGTCCCCGCTGCCCTGCCCGAGCTCTCGCCCCTGGCCCCGCGCCCGGCCGCAGCGCCCGTCCTGACGCCTACACCGGTCCTGCCCACGCGCCCGGCCCAGAGCGCACCTGTAGGCGCTCTGCCGGCCGGGTTTTCGGCCACACCGGCCGATCCCCTCTATCCGCGGCAGTGGAACCTGCGGGCGGTCCATGCGGACGGGGCGTGGGCACTGCTACGGGGGCAGACTCTCTCGCCGGTCACGGTGGCCGTGCTGGATACGGGGTACGTGCCCTCGGCCGAACTGGGAACGCGCCTCGTGCCCGGCTACGACTTCGTGTCGGACCCGGCGCGTGCGGGCGACGGCGACGGGCGCGACCGCAACCCGGCGGCGCTGGGGACCTATGCCTACCACGGCGAGGGAATCGCCGGGATCATCGCGGCCGCGCACGACGGCCGGGGCATGGCGGGCCTGGACCCGCGCGCCCGCGTCCTGGCCGTGCGTGTGGCCGGCGCCGACGGCATGATCGCGCCGCAGGACCTCGCCGACGCGCTGCGCTGGGCCGCCGGACTGCCGGTGGCGGGCGCGCCGGCCAACCCCGCCCCCGCCCGCATCCTGAACCTCAGCCTGTACGCCGACTTCGTGCCGCTGACCGACTGCGACGCCCGCGTGCAGGCGGCGGTGGACGCCGTGACGGCGCGGGGCGCCCTGGTCGTCGCCGGAGCAGCGAACGACGGCGCCGACAGCCGGGGCTACTCGCCGGCCGGCTGCCGGAACGTGCTGACGGTCACGAGCGCCACCGAAGCCGGCACCCGCCCTGCCTATGCCAACTGGGGCCGCAGCGTATCGCTGGCCGCGCCCGGCGGCGAACCGGGGCACGGGGTGGTCGTGAGCAGCGTCAGCGGTCCCGGCGGTGTACGCGACCCCAACGGCACGAGTTTCGCCGCGCCGCACGCCTCGGGGGTGGCGGCCCTGCTGCTCGCGGCGCGCCCCAACCTCACCCCCGCCGCGCTGCGTGACCTTCTGACCCGCACGGCCACGCCCTTTCCCGGCGGGCGCTGCGATCCCGACCCCCTCAAGAGCTGCGGCAGCGGCACCCTGAACGCCGAAGCGGCGCTGCGGGCGGCGCTCGCCCTGCCGCAGAGCAACCGCACCAGCCGCTGA
- a CDS encoding SDR family oxidoreductase, which yields MTSGSASGGEGAARRPVVVLTGASSGIGRATAQELAARGYALVLAARRADDLAALARELDPSGSRVLAVPTDVTDDASRRALVAAAHAQFGRIDVLVNNAGVTVERGWWWDDPDPLRVLRVNLESPVELTRLVLPEMRARGSGHLVNIGSVAGRVATQGLYSASKFGLRGFSLALRRELLGSGVEVSLVAPGFVRSEMTAGARLPMPGPEVVAVAVADVLRRPRREVTVPRVYRLLALFDALWPGLGDLLVRRVVIARRYGNAVRTTGSSPGDRTRSGKTK from the coding sequence ATGACCAGCGGTTCGGCATCTGGAGGGGAAGGCGCGGCGCGGCGCCCGGTCGTGGTCCTGACCGGAGCGTCGAGCGGCATCGGGCGGGCGACGGCGCAGGAACTCGCGGCGCGGGGGTACGCGCTCGTGCTCGCGGCGCGGCGCGCGGACGACCTGGCCGCGCTGGCCCGCGAGCTCGACCCCAGCGGGTCGCGGGTTCTGGCGGTGCCGACCGACGTGACGGACGACGCCTCGCGCCGCGCCCTGGTGGCGGCGGCCCACGCGCAGTTCGGGCGCATCGACGTTTTGGTCAACAATGCGGGCGTGACCGTCGAGCGCGGCTGGTGGTGGGACGACCCCGACCCGCTGCGGGTGCTGCGGGTCAATCTGGAGTCGCCGGTCGAGCTCACGCGCCTCGTGTTGCCCGAGATGCGCGCGCGCGGCTCGGGCCACCTCGTGAACATCGGGTCGGTGGCGGGCCGGGTGGCGACCCAGGGCCTGTATAGCGCGAGCAAATTCGGGCTGCGCGGCTTTTCGCTGGCGCTGCGGCGCGAGCTGCTGGGCAGCGGGGTCGAGGTCAGTCTGGTGGCGCCGGGGTTTGTCAGAAGCGAAATGACCGCCGGCGCCCGGCTTCCTATGCCGGGGCCGGAGGTGGTGGCCGTCGCGGTCGCCGACGTGCTGCGCCGCCCCCGGCGGGAAGTGACCGTGCCGCGGGTCTACCGCCTGCTCGCCCTGTTCGACGCCCTGTGGCCGGGCCTGGGCGACCTGCTGGTGCGCCGCGTGGTCATCGCCCGGCGCTACGGAAACGCCGTGCGGACCACGGGGTCGTCTCCGGGAGACCGGACGCGTTCCGGGAAGACTAAGTGA